The Nostoc sp. 'Lobaria pulmonaria (5183) cyanobiont' genome window below encodes:
- a CDS encoding tetratricopeptide repeat protein encodes MQWVDFLTNEAATHSLSSEQTAAFVERLKNENLGKSQVKLASELNIGVGVFKKLMTKVYNKFAQSYPELATSKSRGKLEKLRACLRAKYNGSQDFGVSAQSNAAHTTIKEIHQNIPPAVPFEKFVGREAELQKLHSSLQTSRQVAIVARAGMGGVGKTQLATQYAKQHLQNYQGGVCWLSAQVIDVGIPILRFAQLKFNFIAPDEWELADRLKSCWEKWQQGEVLLVFDDVTDYETQVQPYLPPESPRFKVLLTTRQEFNKTLPQLRLDVLKPLAAMKLLKSLVDRERLKNEAWVARRICKFLGYLPLALELVGRYLDTIPDLSLEILLKRLEKKRLEHEAIAKANPLMRYEYGVAEAFALSWEQLDEKAQGLGCWLSLYALADIPLFVEAIENDNEQEFWDKAIAQLQKLHLIQWQAKGIYRLHPLIRQFFQMKLDESSEADNVKTAFVALLVEVAKQIPQQPNPEDIFNLTSAIPHIAEIATHLSQYLSNEDLICPFTGLGWFYLNQGLYQQAEPWYKVCVEVAENRLGLEHPDVATSLNNLAELYHSIGRYSEAEALYQQALSLRKRLLGDNHPDVVTSLNNLAGLYKSTRLYSKAKPLFEQALELSKRLLGDNHPLVVTSLNNLAALYHSIGRYSEAEPLYQQALSLTKRLLGDNHPDVATSLNNLAVLYESTGRYSEAQPLYQQALELRKRLLKDNHPDIATSLNNLAELYRFTERYSEAEPLYEQALELRKRLLKDNHPDVATSLNNLAELYRFTERYSEAEPLYEQALELRKRLLKDNHPDIATSLNNLGLLYGSTERYSEAEPLYLQALELRKRLLGDNHHHVANSLNNLALLYKFTGRYNEAKPVFEQALAICEQTLGVGHPNTMTIRGNYAIFLREIYR; translated from the coding sequence ATGCAATGGGTTGATTTTCTCACCAATGAAGCTGCTACTCATAGCTTATCGTCAGAGCAAACGGCAGCTTTTGTAGAGCGTTTGAAGAATGAAAACTTAGGTAAGAGTCAGGTGAAACTTGCCAGTGAATTGAATATCGGTGTTGGTGTTTTCAAAAAGCTGATGACTAAGGTGTATAACAAGTTTGCTCAGAGTTATCCTGAGTTAGCGACTTCTAAGAGTCGGGGCAAACTAGAAAAGTTACGGGCTTGCCTGAGAGCAAAATATAATGGCAGCCAAGACTTCGGCGTGAGCGCTCAGTCGAACGCTGCCCACACCACAATTAAAGAAATTCATCAAAATATTCCCCCTGCTGTTCCATTTGAAAAATTTGTGGGACGTGAGGCAGAACTACAAAAACTGCACTCCTCATTACAAACATCTCGGCAAGTTGCCATTGTAGCTAGGGCGGGTATGGGTGGTGTGGGAAAAACTCAACTGGCTACTCAATATGCCAAACAGCACTTGCAGAATTATCAAGGTGGGGTTTGCTGGTTATCAGCGCAGGTAATTGATGTCGGAATTCCGATTCTCAGATTTGCCCAATTGAAATTTAACTTCATTGCACCGGATGAGTGGGAATTAGCAGATAGGCTGAAGTCCTGCTGGGAGAAGTGGCAACAAGGTGAAGTGTTGCTGGTGTTTGATGATGTCACTGACTACGAAACACAGGTTCAGCCTTATCTACCCCCAGAATCACCCCGGTTTAAAGTATTGCTGACAACGCGCCAGGAATTTAATAAAACTTTGCCGCAATTACGTTTGGATGTCCTCAAACCATTGGCGGCGATGAAATTATTAAAATCGCTGGTTGACAGGGAACGACTTAAAAACGAGGCTTGGGTTGCCAGAAGAATTTGTAAATTCTTGGGATATTTGCCTTTGGCGTTAGAGTTAGTGGGGCGATATCTGGATACAATACCAGATTTGTCTCTGGAGATACTACTAAAGCGGCTAGAGAAAAAGCGACTGGAACACGAAGCAATAGCTAAGGCTAACCCATTGATGCGTTATGAATACGGCGTTGCTGAAGCTTTTGCATTGAGTTGGGAACAGTTAGATGAGAAAGCACAAGGCTTAGGCTGTTGGCTGAGTTTGTATGCTTTGGCTGACATTCCCTTATTTGTTGAGGCGATAGAAAATGACAATGAACAAGAATTCTGGGATAAAGCTATAGCCCAGTTGCAAAAACTGCATTTAATACAATGGCAGGCTAAAGGAATTTATCGTCTACATCCACTGATTCGGCAATTTTTCCAAATGAAGTTGGATGAGTCAAGTGAGGCAGATAATGTGAAAACTGCTTTTGTGGCGCTGCTGGTAGAAGTGGCAAAGCAAATTCCTCAACAGCCTAACCCTGAAGATATTTTCAATCTCACTTCCGCTATCCCCCACATTGCAGAAATTGCAACCCATCTATCCCAGTATCTCAGTAACGAAGATTTAATTTGCCCTTTCACAGGCTTAGGCTGGTTTTATCTAAATCAAGGACTTTATCAGCAAGCAGAACCTTGGTACAAAGTATGTGTAGAGGTAGCTGAAAATCGTCTTGGTTTAGAACATCCCGATGTCGCCACTAGTCTGAACAATCTCGCAGAACTCTATCATTCTATAGGACGGTACAGCGAAGCCGAAGCCCTGTATCAGCAAGCTTTGTCACTGAGAAAACGCTTACTGGGAGACAACCATCCCGATGTCGTTACTAGCCTGAACAATCTCGCAGGACTCTACAAATCTACAAGACTCTACAGCAAAGCCAAACCCTTGTTTGAGCAAGCTTTGGAATTAAGCAAACGCTTACTAGGAGACAACCATCCGCTTGTCGTCACTAGCCTGAACAATCTCGCAGCACTCTATCATTCTATAGGACGGTACAGCGAAGCCGAACCCCTGTATCAGCAAGCTTTGTCACTGACAAAACGTTTACTGGGAGATAACCATCCCGATGTCGCTACTAGCCTGAACAACCTCGCAGTTCTCTACGAATCTACAGGACGTTACAGCGAAGCCCAACCCCTGTATCAGCAAGCTTTAGAATTGAGAAAACGCTTACTAAAAGACAACCATCCCGATATCGCCACTAGCCTAAATAATCTCGCAGAACTTTACCGTTTTACAGAACGCTACAGCGAAGCCGAACCTCTGTATGAGCAAGCTTTAGAATTGAGAAAACGCTTACTAAAAGACAACCATCCCGATGTCGCCACTAGCCTGAATAATCTCGCAGAACTTTATCGTTTTACAGAACGCTACAGCGAAGCCGAACCTCTGTATGAGCAAGCTTTAGAATTGAGAAAACGCTTACTAAAAGACAACCATCCCGATATCGCCACTAGCCTGAACAATCTCGGATTACTCTACGGTTCTACAGAACGCTACAGCGAAGCCGAACCCCTGTATCTGCAAGCTTTAGAATTGAGAAAACGCTTACTGGGAGACAACCATCATCATGTCGCCAATAGTCTGAATAATCTGGCATTACTCTACAAATTTACAGGACGCTACAACGAAGCCAAACCCGTGTTTGAGCAAGCTTTGGCGATTTGTGAGCAGACTTTAGGTGTAGGTCATCCCAATACAATGACGATAAGGGGAAATTATGCAATCTTTTTAAGAGAAATATATCGCTAG
- a CDS encoding aldo/keto reductase — MEISRRSLLKTASASGLVAAGLAVSEGFLQPSLAQTEPVDENTQLLAQTPTSTRRGEMLYRSLGRTKEQVSVIGLGGYHIGKIEEEQESIKLIRSAIDRGINFMDNSWDYNNGRSHRWMGNALKNGYRQKVFLMTKIDGRTKGAAKMQIDESLKDLQVDHIDLVQHHEILRFEDPDRIFAPGGAMEAVVEAQKAGKIRYIGFTGHKNPQIHLQMLETAAQNDFRFDTVQMPLNVMDAHFRSFEHQVLPVLVKNNIGVLGMKSIGESYILRSNTVSAIDCLHYAMNLPTSVVITGIDSMRILDQAFEAVRTFEPMDQARVTALLARTREAAAKGQYERYKTTTQNDSTAMNPAWLG; from the coding sequence ATGGAAATCAGTAGACGCAGCTTGTTAAAAACTGCTTCTGCTTCGGGATTAGTGGCAGCAGGACTTGCGGTTTCGGAAGGATTTTTGCAACCGAGCCTCGCTCAAACAGAACCTGTTGATGAAAATACTCAACTGCTAGCCCAAACACCCACTTCAACCCGACGCGGCGAGATGTTGTATCGCAGCCTTGGACGCACCAAAGAACAAGTATCTGTGATTGGCTTAGGTGGGTATCACATTGGAAAAATTGAAGAGGAACAAGAAAGTATCAAGCTGATCCGCAGTGCGATTGATCGCGGCATCAACTTTATGGATAACTCTTGGGACTATAACAACGGACGTAGCCACCGTTGGATGGGAAATGCTCTTAAAAATGGTTATCGTCAAAAGGTCTTCCTAATGACGAAAATCGACGGTCGTACCAAAGGCGCTGCCAAAATGCAGATTGATGAATCGCTCAAAGATTTGCAGGTCGATCACATCGATTTAGTGCAGCATCATGAAATACTGCGCTTTGAAGACCCCGATCGGATCTTCGCTCCTGGCGGCGCAATGGAGGCAGTTGTTGAAGCGCAGAAAGCGGGCAAAATTCGCTATATTGGTTTCACAGGACATAAGAATCCCCAGATTCACCTTCAAATGTTGGAAACTGCTGCACAAAATGATTTCCGCTTCGACACCGTGCAGATGCCATTAAATGTGATGGATGCCCATTTTAGAAGTTTTGAACATCAAGTTTTACCTGTGCTAGTCAAAAACAACATTGGTGTCCTGGGAATGAAATCGATCGGGGAGTCTTACATTCTTAGAAGCAACACGGTTAGCGCGATTGACTGCCTGCACTACGCAATGAATTTGCCCACCTCAGTGGTAATTACGGGCATCGATAGCATGAGAATTTTAGACCAAGCCTTTGAGGCAGTCCGCACGTTTGAGCCGATGGATCAGGCACGAGTTACAGCACTGTTAGCGCGTACCCGTGAGGCAGCAGCTAAAGGGCAGTACGAACGATATAAGACCACAACCCAAAATGATAGTACAGCTATGAATCCAGCTTGGCTGGGGTAA
- a CDS encoding NAD-binding protein codes for MLVNRDFSPSFALKHMLKDANLIAQFAQDLNSPMPAAAIVRETIKTAVNQGWGEENASAFIKALELEAGVTVES; via the coding sequence ATGCTGGTGAATCGTGATTTTTCGCCGAGTTTTGCGTTAAAGCACATGCTCAAAGATGCGAATCTGATCGCTCAATTTGCCCAAGATTTAAATTCTCCAATGCCTGCTGCGGCAATTGTCAGAGAAACGATTAAAACAGCAGTTAATCAAGGGTGGGGAGAAGAAAATGCATCGGCATTCATCAAAGCTTTGGAGTTAGAAGCAGGAGTAACCGTTGAATCATAA
- a CDS encoding type 1 glutamine amidotransferase domain-containing protein: protein MIVAKLTNLRVAVLATDGFEEAELTEPVKALKEAGAQVEILSTKSGQIQAFRHHDKSTTVNVDRVIDEAQASEYDAVLLPGGVLNADMLRMGPKVQSFLQQMQQAGKPFAVICHAPWVLISANLVQGRTLTSYYTIQDDISNAGGNWVDREVVVDGNWVTSRQPDDIPAFNREMLNLFAQFAPTASAS, encoded by the coding sequence ATGATCGTGGCTAAATTAACAAATTTACGAGTTGCAGTATTAGCAACCGATGGGTTTGAAGAGGCTGAACTCACAGAACCCGTAAAGGCACTCAAAGAAGCTGGCGCACAGGTTGAAATTCTCTCAACCAAATCTGGACAAATCCAAGCGTTTCGGCATCACGATAAAAGCACGACTGTGAATGTTGATCGGGTTATTGATGAAGCACAAGCAAGCGAATACGATGCAGTGTTGTTGCCTGGTGGCGTACTCAATGCTGATATGCTGAGAATGGGGCCGAAAGTGCAATCTTTCTTACAACAAATGCAACAAGCAGGTAAACCATTCGCTGTGATTTGTCACGCGCCTTGGGTATTAATATCTGCCAACTTGGTGCAAGGACGCACTTTAACTAGTTATTACACAATTCAAGATGATATCAGTAACGCAGGTGGTAACTGGGTAGATAGAGAAGTTGTAGTAGATGGAAACTGGGTGACAAGTCGTCAACCAGATGATATCCCTGCATTCAATCGGGAAATGTTGAATCTATTTGCACAATTTGCACCGACGGCATCTGCTTCGTGA
- a CDS encoding DUF4142 domain-containing protein, translating to MSNFKIFSTGIVAIALSLATGCTPSTPHDQTTSEAPSAVPVQTTESPSPTASPTTSPTTSPTASPTASPTVSPTPSGQNSLSSSDRQFMTEAAQGGLAEVQLGKLASKRGASNAVKQYGQRMVDDHTPVNNELKQLATQKGVTLPTTLNSTNKQVEQRLSKLSGAKFNSEYLNQMLKDHQKDVSAFETEAQQGQDPDVKAFAAQKLPTLTAHLEQVRSLINPGSSTSTPTPSTTPTPSTTP from the coding sequence ATGTCCAACTTCAAAATATTTTCTACTGGTATAGTAGCGATCGCCTTGTCTTTGGCGACTGGTTGCACACCAAGTACTCCCCATGACCAGACTACATCGGAAGCTCCATCTGCTGTGCCTGTACAAACGACTGAGAGTCCATCACCAACTGCATCACCAACTACCTCACCAACTACCTCACCAACTGCCTCACCAACTGCCTCACCAACTGTTTCACCAACTCCATCAGGGCAAAATAGCCTCAGTTCTTCAGACAGACAGTTTATGACTGAAGCCGCTCAAGGTGGTTTAGCAGAAGTCCAATTAGGAAAACTGGCATCAAAACGTGGAGCTAGCAATGCGGTAAAACAGTATGGACAGCGTATGGTTGACGATCACACCCCGGTAAACAATGAACTCAAACAGTTGGCGACTCAAAAAGGTGTAACGCTTCCAACTACTCTCAATAGCACAAATAAGCAAGTCGAGCAGCGCTTATCTAAACTTTCTGGTGCTAAGTTTAATAGCGAATATTTGAATCAGATGCTTAAAGATCATCAAAAGGATGTCTCCGCATTTGAAACTGAAGCTCAACAGGGACAAGATCCAGATGTGAAAGCATTTGCGGCTCAAAAGCTACCAACCCTCACAGCACACCTGGAACAAGTTCGTTCTCTTATTAATCCTGGAAGTTCAACTAGTACCCCAACTCCAAGCACTACCCCAACTCCAAGCACTACCCCATAA